The sequence TACCCTGCCAATTTTCATCTCTTCCTTTTATCATTCTTGACTCGTATTCACCTCCATTCCACTTGACCCACCATAATCCAAAGTTTGCCATGTGGTATCACCACTGATAGATAATGCTACTTGTTATAAAAATTTTTCTATTACTATAAGTTTGTTTAAAGTATTCAACAAATTAAATCAAACAAATAATCAAAACAAGTTGGAAAAGAAGTCAAGTAGTTAGTTCGGCAGAATTAGATTTATCAGCAAGAGACATTAAACCGTCAAAGTCTTCAAAGCCCTCTCGTAATCCTTCTTAGAGTACAGCACCAGATAAACTTCCTTAACGCTTTTCGCTTCTTCCGAAAACTCCTTTACCATCTCGACAAAAGTCTTCACAACCTCTTCAAAGGGACAGCCATAGATGCCAGCACTTATAGCCGGGAAGGCTATGCTCTTGACCCCCAACTCTTCCGCCTTCCTCAGCGCCCCGAGAATAGCCTTCTTGAGCTTTTCCTTCTTATCCTCATCCCATTTACCACCACAGTAAGGCCCAACGGTGTGGATGACGTACTTTATGCCATACTGCTCCATTTTCATTGCAGGTGTTACAACAACTTCCCCATGCTCGATCCAGTTTCTTCCAATCTGCTCTTTCATGGCTTCTTTGCTTATCCTTATGTATTCTCTAACATCCCCAGCAGCCACTTTTGCTATTGCGTAGGCAACCCCACCACCGTGTTCGAGATATTTGTTCGCAGCATTGACAATTGCCTCAGCCGGAAAGCGGGTTATATCTCCTTGGGCAACTTTAAATGTGAGAGACCCAAAATTCAGCTCCATAATGCCCACCGCATAAAAATATGCACCAAAAAGATAAAAGGTTAGCGAAGCTCATCGACTATCTTCTGAACCTTATCCAAAGCTTTTTCTTCATCAATGGTCAAAACTTCTCCGTCGAGCATGACTATTTCCCCATCTATTATAGTTGTCTCAACATCGTTCCCATTGGCGGAATACACTATATGGGAAATTATGTTGGTTATCGGCCTTAGGTGAGGCTTATTAAAATCAATAACGACAATATCTGCAAGAGCCCCTTCCTTTATGGCTCCAGCGTCCAAATTGAGGGCTTTCGCTCCGTTTTGGGTAGCCATCTTAAAAACTGTTCTTGCATCGGCAAGGGTTGGGTTTAAATTGTGAACCTTGTGGAGGAGAGAAACTAGTTTCATCTCCTCTATCATGTCCAAGTTGTTGTTGCTTGCAGCTCCATCCGTGCCCAGTGCTATGTTAACTCCGGCTCTAAGGAGCTTCTCCAAGGGCATTACCCCACTGCCAAGCTTCATGTTGCTTGCAGGATTGTGAACTATCGTAACTCCCTTCTTAGCGAGAATTTCAATCTCCCTATCGGTCAGCCACACCCCATGGGCCGCTGTGACATCGCTTTTCAAGAAACCCAACTCGTCCAAAAACTCTACTGGAGTTTTACCGTATTTTTCCTTTATCTGTTTTACCTCATCTTTTGTTTCGTTTATGTGTATCGTTATTCTCTTTTTACTTTCATCGGCTTTTTCTCTGACCCATTTCAAAAGCTCTGGAGAGCAGGTGTAAGGAGCGTGGGGCCCAAAGAAGAACTCTATCCTTGAAGAATCTAACTTCTCGATAAACTCCAAGAGTTTGAGAGTTTCTTTGATCTCAGCATTCCTCTTTTCTTCATCTCCAAGATCCACCATGCCGTAGCTCAGATAAGCTCTTATTCCAGCCTCCTCAGAGGCCTTTGCAACCCCTTCCATGTGGAAATACATGTCAACAAAAGCTGTTGTTCCACTCTTTATCATCTCAATAATCCCGAGGAGGGCACCCCAGTAAATATGTTCCGGCTTGAGCTTTCTTTCCATTGGCCAGACGTAGCTCTGAAGCCATTCCATAAGGGGCAGGTCATCAGCAAGACCCCTCAGGAGAACCATTGGGGAGTGTGTGTGAGCGTTTATAAATCCCGGAGAAATGACTTTTCCCCTAGCGTCAATTACATAATCCGCCCCGATATTGAGGTTTTTCCCAACTTTGGAAATTCTGTTCCCTTCAATGTAAACATCAGCCCTGATAACATCAAGGTTCTCGCCGTATATTACGTAGCCATTCTTTATGAGGATGCTCATGGAATCACCTGCAAAATGTAGAAGAGAGAATTAATAAAATTGTTGGATTCAAACGAACATCGTCTTGAGGACATCAGCACAGCCGCACTTCCTTTCTTGGGGGATCCTTGGAACACCGACTTTTAAGAGCTTCCTTATCTTCTCATTGTTTTCGTGCATGACCTTGAGCACTTCTTGAGCGTCAACTGGCTTCTCTGCCCAGACGTCGTAGTCGGTAATTGCCGCAATGTTGACGTAGCACATTCCGAGCTCCCTAGCAAGATTTACCTCCGGCACAAGGGTCATTCCAATTATGTGGGCATAGTTTCTGAACATCATCGATTCTGCCCTTGTGGAGAACCTTGGTCCCTCAATACATACATAAGTCCCTTTTTCGTGCACCGGGATGTTTAATTCTCTGGCAGTTTCGTAGAAGATTTTCCTCATCTCCGGACAGAAGGGATCTGCCATTGAAACATGAGCAACCCTTGGGCCGTTGTAGAAGGTGTAGTCCCTCTTTTTTTGTGAAATCGATGAATTGATCCGTGATAACTATATCCCCCGGCTTGTACTCTTCTCTAAGAGAACCAACCGCAGTAATTCCTATGATTCTCTCGACGCCAAGCTCCTTAAGTGCCCATATGTTTGCCCTATAGGGAACTTCGTGTGGAGGGAACTCGTGGTTCTTCCCGTGCCTTGGGATGAAAGCAACCTCAACTCCTTCAATCTCCCCTATTTCCACTGGGGCTGATGGTCTGCCATAGGGAGTGTGCACCTTTATTGCTTCTCTTGGCTCAAATACCCCATAAACTCCGGAACCGCCAATAATTCCTATCTTCGACATTGGCATCACCAGTGAAAGTTTTCAAGCTGAAAATATTTAAGTTTAGTGTGGCTTGGGTGTCAAAAGGAGAAAAAGTTATATTTTCTGATTGCAAAGTTAACGCAAGGTGTACAATTTGATCAGCAGGGAAGAGTTGGAGTTTCTAATAAACCTGCTGGACAAATACCCGCTCGAAAGCATTAACAACATAGCTAAAAAAGAAAACATCATCTATGCAAAGCTCAAAAAGCTCTTTGACAAATATTACGGACCATCCAAAAGCGTCACTGTATCTGCCTCCATAAGCATAGCCAAACTCGGCCTCATGAGCTACGTGGCATTTCTATCGGTTCCAAGAGAGAACATAAAACCCACAATCGCCAAAATGTACCGCAACCCTTTCATTCCCGTTGCAGTTCCGTTTTTTGGTTTTATAAATGGGGTTTCCACAGTAATGTACATTCCTCTAGAGCAGAGGGACAAAATAGACGAACTGCTGTCAAGGTATTCCCCAAATTATGAATACTACGAGGCACATGCTTATCCTCCAAGGAAAGTGGAGTTTGGGAAGTGGGAGTTTAGCTATGACTACGCCCTCTTGCTCGATATCTTAAAAAGAGATGCAAGAACACCGATGAAGGAAATAGAAGAAGCCCTAGGAAAAAAGAGACCAACAATAAGGTACATGATAAACAGGCTCAAGGAGTTAGGAATACTAAGGGGCTTTATGACCGTGGTCAACGAAGAAGCCTACAACAGAGGGTTCTGTGGAATAGCAAGATCTCTCAGCAAAGAATTTTTAGATAAGTTCAAAGAGCATGAGATAATGATCGGGGTAATAAAGCCCGCGGGCTATCTCATAGAATGGTACTTCTCAAGTGAAGAGGACATATACCAAAAAATTCTTGAATTCAGTAAGTACGTTGATAGGTTTGGCATATACTATTTTGACATGTTTGATTTCGGGATAAGGGGATTTTCGTTTTCCAAAGCAGTGAAAAAGGACGGAAAAGGGTACCACTCTATTCTGGATTTTGATTAACTTTAATCCCCAAAAATTCACAGTATTCTATACCATGGATATCTCCAGATGCTTGATATTCAAGCGCCCTGCAGTCGTGGCACGTGTATTTAAATGGACACGAGCGACAGAGAGTTATATTATCTTTGGTGAGTGTCCAAAACTGATTTAGAACTTTTCTTCTAGGCAGGTACCAGAGTTTATCCTTTCTTATGTTGCCAACCACGAAATTCCTCAGCAAGGGGCAGGGAGTTATGTAACCATCTGCAGCTATAGCGATCGTACCAGCCAAGCAACTGTGGTACTTGTTTGGAGAGGAAGGCAAGAGCTTCTTAACCTCAAACAGGTTAAACTCAACGTTTTTTAGTGAGCCCGGAAAAAGGATATCCACATAAACTTCTCCAGGAAACTCAACTTTTTGCTGAAGAAGCTCAGTGTATTCCGTATACCTTGCCATTATCAGTGCTCCATGAGCCCATTTTAGATGTTCCAGTTCCGAGAGAGCATCTTCCGAATATTCCATCTCCACTATCACCTTTAAGCCTTCCACCGGATCAAGGGCATCGATGTCTTCAATTCTAATCGTGGTAAAAACATCTCCAGGAAAGCTTGCCGAGATATGCCTTGAAATTTCAATTAACTCTTCAACTTCGTCATAGTTCACCAAGTATATCTCCCGACCGCCCAGTCTTGTAAACTCTTTAACCACCCTTTCAATTTCTTCTATCCCTATTTTCTCGTCTCTCAAGATGAACCTGTTGTTCCCTATGCAGCCGAGAGAACGGGGAATACCACAAATCTCCGAGAATTTTCCTTTTCCACTGCCTAGGCTTAGAATAATCCTTTCCAGTTTTCCATTATGGGATTTATAGCTCCACGGCGGCTTTGCCACAGTTGCAATCTTTAATCTATTGACACTAAACTTCCAATGATCGCTACTATCCATCCCAACCACCGTAAAGGGATTGTGTTTATGGTTGATATACTTTTTCTATTCATATTTTATTAACCACTAAGCAGAGTAACACAAATCTGTACACTAACAGCGACAAAAGATTTAATAACTTTTAATTACTAAATTGGTATGGAGGTGAGAGAATGCAAAAGCCAGTTGAGTTGATACTTCCAAAAATTGAAAGGCCCATTTTTATTGAAGGATATCCCGGGATTGGGCTCGTGGGACATATAGCCGCTAATTTTATAGCAAAAGAACTCAACATGGAAATGATAGGCTACGTGGAGAGCCCGTTTTTACCACCAATGTCTCTAATTCTGGAAGGCAAACCAAATCCGCCGTTAAGATTCTATGGGAAGGACAATATTATCATAGCCGTTGCAGATATATACATTCCTCCAACCTTAGTAAACGAGATAGCAAAAGAAATCGTTGGCTACCTAAAAGAAAACAATGCTGAGAAGGTAATTTCACTTGGCGGCATGGGGATTGGCTTTTTCAAAGAACAAATGGAAGTCTGGGGCGTAGGTGGGAGTGAAGAGGAGAACAAGGATTTGGAAAAATTGGGGGTCAAGATACTGAAATACGGCTCCATAATGGGGATGAGCGGAAAGCTGTTGTGGGAAGCGAGTAAAGAAAGACTCAAAGCGTATGCCCTTTTGGGAGAGACCTTCGGCGATAGACCTGATCCAAGGGCAGCAGCAAATGTAATTGAGATACTCAAAAACCTCGCCCCAATAGAGATTTCAACAGAGCCTTTACTCAAGGAAGCGCAGATGATAGAGGAGCAGCTAAGAAAAATGCACGAACAAATGGAGTCCGCTAGAAGAAGGGCTGAAAAAGAATACGAAAGCGTTTATCTGTGAGGTGAGAGTATGGAACTCCTTGTACTTGGTGGGATAGCCCGGAGAACCCTTGATCAACTTTTAAGAAACCCTTATAGAACAGTAGAGGTGAGGAGTGCAAGAAACGTTATTGTCACTCGAAAATTAAAGCCAGGAGAAAGGGTATTCTTAACCTATGAAACCCCCCAAGACATAACTCGCGGAACAGAGGGGATAATAGCAGAAGTGTTAAAGATAGAAGAGATGGAACAGAGAATACCCTGGGAAGAGAGTGATGAGCGGGAAATTACCGTATGCAGAATACAGCTAAGGCTTGTGGGACTGGGGAAGGTAATTGAGGTCTCAAGCGAAGACAACGCAATGAAAGTAAAAGTTAGAGAAATGCTTCCACAGGAAATGGCAATGGGCTAGTCAAAAAGAGTTTTTTGCCTTCCCCTTTTGGATTTTCCTCTTTTTGGAGGGGTCAGCTTTCTAAACTCCAACCCTTCTTTTTCCAAAAGTTTTTTGGCACCGGAAGTTAGAGAGGGAGCAACCAAAATGCCGCGCACTTTTTCATGCTCTTCCCTCATAGCCTCGACATATCTCTTTAACTGGCTGACAGCATGTAAATCAGCCCTCCTGCGCTTGAGCTCAAGGATAACAATGTTTCCCTCTTTGTCCACTCCAAGAACGTCCACGATTCCATGCTTTATGGGCTTCTCTTTAAATAACGGTTTAAAGCCGTCTTCAATAAGCGAAGGGTTCTCAAAGATTAGATCCGCCATTTCAGCTTCACTACCCGTTAATGCTAACTCCTCATAGTCTTCCGCCTGAAAATAGGATATAAGGTAAACGTTAAGGAGCTCCACTTCAAGAATTTCCCGAGGCTTTCGCCGGATGCTCCTTAGGAATATCTTGTCTTCTTTTACTTCAAGCCCGACAGAGCTCCCAGGGGGTTGCCAATTGACAGGCTCTCGCTTTTCCTTTTGGTGAATTAAAAAGGAGCCATCAGGCTTTATTAATATAACCCTATCACCCGGGCCGAGTTCACTCTTGGCCCTTCCATCGTAAAAAACCCTACAATGGGCAAAAATATTTACTATAGCCTCTTTTGAAAGGGCCCGGTTGAAAATATCCACGATCTCTTCGTAAGTTGGGTTCAGCTTTGCCTCTACTTTCATGGATCCTCAAAGGAAATTTAAAAAAGAGTTTAAAAAGTTAAAGGGCTAATCCTCAATTCCTTTTTCAGTGATCCTAAACGCCGCTTCTCCTTCAGGTAGATGTGGAGAGTCTATAAGTCTTGCAACCCTCTTTCCGGCCTTTCCTTTCCTTAAATAAACCCTAACAGTGGCGGAGTGTGCCAAGATATGACCACCTATTGGTCTTGTTGGATCGCCAAAGAATGCATCAGGTCTCGCTTGAACTTGGTTGGTAACGAATACTGCTATATCGTAAAGGTTGGCCAAACGATGGAGGTCAGCTAAGTGCTTAGCGAGCTTTTGTTGCCTCTCTGCTAATGTCCCCCTCCCCACGTATTCGGATCTAAAGTGTCCTGTGAGAGAATCCACGACAAGAAGTTTAACCGGTCTGTCGCTTGCAGCCTTTTGTTTGATGATTTCCTCCGCTTTTTCTACAAGGAGCATTTGATGGTTGGAGTTAAATGCCCTAGCAACGTAAATGTTCTTTAATACTTCCTCTGGATCCATACCCCTGTTTTCTGCTATTTGTTTTATCCTCTCTGGCCTAAATGTATTCTCGGTATCAATCCAAATCACACTCCCATTCAAGCCGCCCTCTTCTGGGGGCTTTTGGACGAGAACAGCCAATGTATGGGCTAATTGGGTATTATGGAGTATCAGCCCGTTTGGTGCAACAAAGTTGTGAACCTCTGGAACCACAAGATCGTAGACGTAGTCATTGTATTCCACCAAGCTAACGCTCTCAACTTCGTAGAATGAGAGCTTCCTAGCTAAGGATATCACCTCAAGTGCATGCCTTGCTATTTCTCTTAGGTATTGAATTTCAGATTTTAGCGCGGATATAACTTTAGCTCTTAATTCTGTATCTTTAGGAATCCCCCGGTAGCGGTAATTTTTAATTTGACCTTCTGTAAAACCATATTTTTTGAGGACTGTCCATGAAAATGGTAGCTTTGGTTTATCAGTATTGCAAAGTTCTTTTTCAGCACGCTCAAGCTCTGCAAGGGCTTTTTTAAAGTACTCTTCTATTTTCTCTAACGTCTTTTCAGTAAACCAAACTTCCTTTGAACGTGTTAGCAGGTGATATGCCGTCTCACCTTCTCGTTTAGGCAACTTGAAGTGTGAATAAAGTTTTCCTAGGTACCGTGCAAGCTGTGGTGGATACCTCCCAATCCCTCCCGAATTAAATCCACCAACTTTAATTTTTGACTTTTTAATCACATCCTCAAGCAGGCTTCTGTCTTCACCAGTTATATAAAGCCTGTAGTACGTCTTCCCTTCAATGAGTTTCTCTGAAACCGTGGGGGTTATTCCCAAACGCTTTAACAGGAAAACTAAGCCATCTGCAAGTTTTTTGCTTTTTGTTGATAACTCTACAATACTGCTAGATATGTATCCGTCACCATCCACATATCCGGCTAAAAATGCCATCAATGTTGTTTCATCTCCATTGAGAATTACATCCGGAACTTCTTTTGTGCTTGCGTCACTCTTCGCTAAGTTCCCAAGTACCCTATCTACCGTGCTCTTTCTTATAAGAATCCTATAAAGCCCCCTTCTCGTTTCTACCGTTGGAGTGTAACCGTCTTTGCTTTTTAGGTACTCGACGATAAAGTCCTTGATAACTTCAGAGCCTGTTGTTATCGAAACGGGGTTTGCTGTACCTTCAGCCACAAATAGACCCAAAAAGTATGCATCATCCTCATCAATAGTCAAAGAATTTGCTGGTACTTTCCTAACCCCTACAAGCACATCTCCCCTTTTGATTTCTCCAGCCTTTATCCACTGGAACCCATCCCTAAATACCAACACAGGGTGAGGAAGTGTTACTTTAATGTTGATCCCAGTTGAAAGCTTAAGTTCCACAAGGTTTGAGACCTTCTCCCGGTAAATGTAACTTGCCTTTGTCCTTTTTACTTCTCCGCTGTCAAGATCAAAGGCGTAAACGGCCACAGTATCCACTGGAACAGCGAAGCCATTGTCAAATGGAACTTCGCCATTTTTGAGTGCATACTTTGTATACATTTCCTCTATGCTCTCAAAATGCACTACTGTGTCATTTTCGTAATAGATTGGAGTGTCCTTTGCAAAGCATTTTCCACTTCCAAATTCTCCAAATACCTCGGAAATAGCCTGTGTTTCAATTCCACCGCCGAGAAGCTTATCCAAGGACTTGCTTCCGGTAGTAATCTTGCCCACAACAGCTCTCTTTTTTAAATATTCGTCGGCACGCATAAAGGTCCCGATATTGGCAGCTTCTCTCGCGGCTTGAATGATCTTTAGAGCAGCCCCTTCACTTATTCCAGCAAGCTCCTTTAGTTCCAAGGGAGATGCAACAGCTATTGCTTCCAAACTATCATAACCTGCCTCCCTAAGCTTTTCAGCAGTTGCAGGTCCAACTCCGGGGAGATCTTCCAAGCTTCTTATTTCCTTCTTTTTGGTTGCTTCTTTATTTGCTTCAATTGACAATTCTTCAAGATCGTCAAGCTCTTCAAACTCTTCAAGCTCTTTAATTTCATCCTCAACTTTCTTTTTTCTCGCCATAGTTACCACCCATAAGCATGATTCTACATAGTAGTGGATTCAAAGTGCTTATATATTTTTCCCATGCCCGAAAAAAGGACTTAAAGGCTGAAAATTAAAAAACCATTGATTAGTAAAGCCAGAATGCAAAAATAAAGGCATTAAGTTTGAGATTTCCAGTGGAAATGAAACTCTACTTTGCAGACTTGATAACCAACAGCTTTGCACCTTCTGGAATCGGCTCATCAAGAGGTGGCATGAGGTGAATTTCTTCTTTTGCATAACCAAGAAGGAACAAACCCTTGGAGTATAGGATTTTGAATGCCTCTCCAAAAGCCATTCTATCCATCTCGGGGAGTCTTAGAGAAGTTATATCGTATCTCCCGAGGGCTG comes from Thermococcus litoralis DSM 5473 and encodes:
- a CDS encoding [protein ADP-ribosylglutamate] hydrolase, with translation MELNFGSLTFKVAQGDITRFPAEAIVNAANKYLEHGGGVAYAIAKVAAGDVREYIRISKEAMKEQIGRNWIEHGEVVVTPAMKMEQYGIKYVIHTVGPYCGGKWDEDKKEKLKKAILGALRKAEELGVKSIAFPAISAGIYGCPFEEVVKTFVEMVKEFSEEAKSVKEVYLVLYSKKDYERALKTLTV
- a CDS encoding amidohydrolase family protein yields the protein MSILIKNGYVIYGENLDVIRADVYIEGNRISKVGKNLNIGADYVIDARGKVISPGFINAHTHSPMVLLRGLADDLPLMEWLQSYVWPMERKLKPEHIYWGALLGIIEMIKSGTTAFVDMYFHMEGVAKASEEAGIRAYLSYGMVDLGDEEKRNAEIKETLKLLEFIEKLDSSRIEFFFGPHAPYTCSPELLKWVREKADESKKRITIHINETKDEVKQIKEKYGKTPVEFLDELGFLKSDVTAAHGVWLTDREIEILAKKGVTIVHNPASNMKLGSGVMPLEKLLRAGVNIALGTDGAASNNNLDMIEEMKLVSLLHKVHNLNPTLADARTVFKMATQNGAKALNLDAGAIKEGALADIVVIDFNKPHLRPITNIISHIVYSANGNDVETTIIDGEIVMLDGEVLTIDEEKALDKVQKIVDELR
- a CDS encoding Lrp/AsnC family transcriptional regulator is translated as MYNLISREELEFLINLLDKYPLESINNIAKKENIIYAKLKKLFDKYYGPSKSVTVSASISIAKLGLMSYVAFLSVPRENIKPTIAKMYRNPFIPVAVPFFGFINGVSTVMYIPLEQRDKIDELLSRYSPNYEYYEAHAYPPRKVEFGKWEFSYDYALLLDILKRDARTPMKEIEEALGKKRPTIRYMINRLKELGILRGFMTVVNEEAYNRGFCGIARSLSKEFLDKFKEHEIMIGVIKPAGYLIEWYFSSEEDIYQKILEFSKYVDRFGIYYFDMFDFGIRGFSFSKAVKKDGKGYHSILDFD
- a CDS encoding SPASM domain-containing protein codes for the protein MDSSDHWKFSVNRLKIATVAKPPWSYKSHNGKLERIILSLGSGKGKFSEICGIPRSLGCIGNNRFILRDEKIGIEEIERVVKEFTRLGGREIYLVNYDEVEELIEISRHISASFPGDVFTTIRIEDIDALDPVEGLKVIVEMEYSEDALSELEHLKWAHGALIMARYTEYTELLQQKVEFPGEVYVDILFPGSLKNVEFNLFEVKKLLPSSPNKYHSCLAGTIAIAADGYITPCPLLRNFVVGNIRKDKLWYLPRRKVLNQFWTLTKDNITLCRSCPFKYTCHDCRALEYQASGDIHGIEYCEFLGIKVNQNPE
- a CDS encoding proteasome assembly chaperone family protein, with the protein product MQKPVELILPKIERPIFIEGYPGIGLVGHIAANFIAKELNMEMIGYVESPFLPPMSLILEGKPNPPLRFYGKDNIIIAVADIYIPPTLVNEIAKEIVGYLKENNAEKVISLGGMGIGFFKEQMEVWGVGGSEEENKDLEKLGVKILKYGSIMGMSGKLLWEASKERLKAYALLGETFGDRPDPRAAANVIEILKNLAPIEISTEPLLKEAQMIEEQLRKMHEQMESARRRAEKEYESVYL
- a CDS encoding DUF473 domain-containing protein is translated as MELLVLGGIARRTLDQLLRNPYRTVEVRSARNVIVTRKLKPGERVFLTYETPQDITRGTEGIIAEVLKIEEMEQRIPWEESDEREITVCRIQLRLVGLGKVIEVSSEDNAMKVKVREMLPQEMAMG
- the nucS gene encoding endonuclease NucS, producing the protein MKVEAKLNPTYEEIVDIFNRALSKEAIVNIFAHCRVFYDGRAKSELGPGDRVILIKPDGSFLIHQKEKREPVNWQPPGSSVGLEVKEDKIFLRSIRRKPREILEVELLNVYLISYFQAEDYEELALTGSEAEMADLIFENPSLIEDGFKPLFKEKPIKHGIVDVLGVDKEGNIVILELKRRRADLHAVSQLKRYVEAMREEHEKVRGILVAPSLTSGAKKLLEKEGLEFRKLTPPKRGKSKRGRQKTLFD
- the radA gene encoding DNA repair and recombination protein RadA, with the protein product MARKKKVEDEIKELEEFEELDDLEELSIEANKEATKKKEIRSLEDLPGVGPATAEKLREAGYDSLEAIAVASPLELKELAGISEGAALKIIQAAREAANIGTFMRADEYLKKRAVVGKITTGSKSLDKLLGGGIETQAISEVFGEFGSGKCFAKDTPIYYENDTVVHFESIEEMYTKYALKNGEVPFDNGFAVPVDTVAVYAFDLDSGEVKRTKASYIYREKVSNLVELKLSTGINIKVTLPHPVLVFRDGFQWIKAGEIKRGDVLVGVRKVPANSLTIDEDDAYFLGLFVAEGTANPVSITTGSEVIKDFIVEYLKSKDGYTPTVETRRGLYRILIRKSTVDRVLGNLAKSDASTKEVPDVILNGDETTLMAFLAGYVDGDGYISSSIVELSTKSKKLADGLVFLLKRLGITPTVSEKLIEGKTYYRLYITGEDRSLLEDVIKKSKIKVGGFNSGGIGRYPPQLARYLGKLYSHFKLPKREGETAYHLLTRSKEVWFTEKTLEKIEEYFKKALAELERAEKELCNTDKPKLPFSWTVLKKYGFTEGQIKNYRYRGIPKDTELRAKVISALKSEIQYLREIARHALEVISLARKLSFYEVESVSLVEYNDYVYDLVVPEVHNFVAPNGLILHNTQLAHTLAVLVQKPPEEGGLNGSVIWIDTENTFRPERIKQIAENRGMDPEEVLKNIYVARAFNSNHQMLLVEKAEEIIKQKAASDRPVKLLVVDSLTGHFRSEYVGRGTLAERQQKLAKHLADLHRLANLYDIAVFVTNQVQARPDAFFGDPTRPIGGHILAHSATVRVYLRKGKAGKRVARLIDSPHLPEGEAAFRITEKGIED